Proteins co-encoded in one Nevskiales bacterium genomic window:
- a CDS encoding succinate dehydrogenase/fumarate reductase flavoprotein subunit (part of four member fumarate reductase enzyme complex FrdABCD which catalyzes the reduction of fumarate to succinate during anaerobic respiration; FrdAB are the catalytic subcomplex consisting of a flavoprotein subunit and an iron-sulfur subunit, respectively; FrdCD are the membrane components which interact with quinone and are involved in electron transfer; the catalytic subunits are similar to succinate dehydrogenase SdhAB), producing the protein VVFGRAAAIQAAKITRPGAPHKTLGPSATDKVLARLDALRNARGSQTTAQIRLNMQKTMQAHAAVFRTDASMREGLTKIKAIAESFADVSVSDRSLIWNSDLIETLELENLLGQALLTLASAYNRKESRGAHAHEDFPERDDANWMKHTLAWQDGRSGVRIDYRPVHSYTLTKEIEYIAPQKRVY; encoded by the coding sequence GGTCGTCTTCGGCCGTGCCGCGGCGATCCAGGCGGCGAAAATCACCCGCCCCGGCGCCCCGCACAAGACACTGGGACCGTCCGCCACCGACAAGGTGCTGGCGCGGCTGGACGCGCTGCGCAACGCCAGGGGCTCGCAGACCACCGCGCAGATCCGCCTCAACATGCAGAAGACCATGCAGGCGCATGCCGCGGTGTTCCGCACCGACGCCTCGATGCGGGAAGGTCTGACCAAGATCAAGGCGATTGCCGAAAGCTTCGCCGACGTGAGCGTGTCGGATCGCTCACTGATCTGGAACTCCGACCTGATCGAGACGCTGGAGCTGGAGAACCTGCTCGGCCAGGCGCTGCTGACCCTGGCCTCCGCCTACAACCGCAAGGAAAGCCGCGGCGCCCATGCGCACGAGGACTTCCCCGAGCGCGACGACGCCAACTGGATGAAGCACACGCTGGCCTGGCAGGACGGCCGTTCCGGCGTGCGCATCGATTACCGGCCGGTACACAGCTACACGCTGACGAAGGAAATCGAGTACATCGCGCCGCAGAAGCGCGTCTACTAA